The following nucleotide sequence is from Bactrocera oleae isolate idBacOlea1 chromosome 2, idBacOlea1, whole genome shotgun sequence.
CTTTTCTACATTTTGGTaggctcaaaaaaaaaaaaaaaattaggtaaaattcaactttaaaACTCCGCcattttgtaaagttttttattttactttattgtagGTCACTTTACGGAGAATATCTTCTAGTCAAACGAAGTTTATGTATTTTTAGGTTTCACCCACGGAGACGGCTGGAATCATCGCAGCGGTGAAGGACTTGTTTGTTTTAGGGCCGTCGAAGATCTCGTAtctctcaaaaaatatttaattttttttcactgtttattCTTGAAACATGTATAAGTATACCCtggaaatttcaaaacaatcgatGAAGTAGTAGTATTTAAATCCCGAAAATCGATGTTTTTGTCACAcaaggtgtgccccttaaggAGAAACATGAAGAATACATCATGGacattacatttaattttgttcacactgaataaaaattgaaatatgttgTTCAATGTCAAAAAAATTGTTCGGAAAAGAAAGTTCGACAAcatttgtattattataatataagatTTAATGTAAAATCATATGACATATAtggataatataatatttaaaaacgtgtgttatatttttcagaaattttagttttattcaaattcttttatttcaatttccagAAATCAATCACACAATTatctaactaaataaatattaaacttaatTTAGGTACGTAAATATTTGTTGCAGCAACTTCCAAACAGTTTCAGTTAACCCTTCAATGTTGCCGCAACATTCGCTGCCTGTTGAGCCACAGCGACGGTCTGGATGGTGGCATCACGAGTATGTTGACCGACGCGCTCCTGAAATTTAAGAAAGGAAATTGAGATTAGTTAATAAACGCTTCTTGTTAAGGAACATATATTGACACTCGTTTCACTTTTGACTAATTATTGAAGACTTACAATTTTCTTGCCAATCTTTTTCAGCCAACCCGCCTCAGTTTGTCCAGCGAAGACGGCAATGAAGACAGCCAAAAGAacgaaaattttgttgaagttcattttatttatgtatgtagttttgtttgcttgtatgaaatattatttaagcttGATGTGCTTCTACCTTTTTCGACGTTCAAATTGTGTTTATCGATAGTTCACTAGCTCGGCTTGGTTTTTATAGCACATCGGAGATACAAAGCAAACGACACCTTTCGTTATCAGCGCGTGGTCGGGGATTTCTTTTCACTCACTAAAGAGACTAGCAATGTtgctaagtatgtatgtgttgccAGCATCATACAATTTTTCATTACAGTGGGAAACGGTAGTTTTGTTTGACGTTTCTTATCCTATATTGTATGATTTTACCACGCTGATTCCATATCTGTAGTCAGTTTTTctctagcagctctagttttcgaaatatgaacatattacatttttagtcaaaaacaatacaattttagaattagaaaatatattgctCTTAGTTTACatgaaaaaaactttcttttatatGCTTTTCTTGCATGAGTAGAAACATCAGTCTTATTTTGAATGCTCCAGCAGTAATCAGCTATCATATTCACATTTTCTGTGAAGTATTCTAAATGGAGAAAAAGGATGTCCATCTCAATGCTCATGTTACATCTTAGTCTCTGCGAGAGCAACATGAGCTGCTCAATGTGTTGAATGTAGTCAAATAGGCCTTTTGTATAGAATCAACCGCATTTAAACGGCATTCTCTAAATATATAGTCACCAGAAACAGCACAAACACTATTCGGATCATTTAAATAAGTTCTTCTTAATGTAGATAATAATAAACcgctatttatttatgaaatttagtaattttttgccctaaaaattaattcaagtaagCCAAGTTACGATATTTCAAGAAGTAAATGCATCActaaaactagagctgctagaaAGAAACTGAGGAAAGATTTGAAATCAGCAACGTCAAAATAGCAAGAAGCAGTTtataaacttcataaaacaaaaaagtttaattttgttatccAGTGTTATCTGTCTTTGGGTTAATTTgtggaattaaaaatattatctagACAATTTAACcgaatatgtacaaatatattcttatttgaaataattattattttcattcagTAGTATGTGTATTCCAGGTAAATAAATATTCTCACTTAAACATATAttgtatggtacatatgtacatattgtatgtGACAATCAGCAATGTCGAATATCCGAAAGCGAAGACTTGCTTACTTCAAAGTTTAGATTTCAGATTTTTTAGACAAGCTGGAGACTTCTTGTTCCAAGTAAATCACAATtctgatatttttttgttggtgaaaatatttaataatttgggGGAAAATTCAGATATCTG
It contains:
- the LOC106616225 gene encoding cecropin-1 encodes the protein MNFNKIFVLLAVFIAVFAGQTEAGWLKKIGKKIERVGQHTRDATIQTVAVAQQAANVAATLKG